The segment NNNNNNNNNNNNNNNNNNNNNNNNNNNNNNNNNNNNNNNNNNNNNNNNNNNNNNNNNNNNNNNNNNNNNNNNNNNNNNNNNNNNNNNNNNNNNNNNNNNNNNNNNNNNNNNNNNNNNNNNNNNNNNNNNNNNNNNNNNNNNNNNNNNNNNNNNNNNNNNNNNNNNNNNNNNNNNNNNNNNNNNNNNNNNNNNNNNNNNNNNNNNNNNNNNNNNNNNNNNNNNNNNNNNNNNNNNNNNNNNNNNNNNNNNNNNNNNNNNNNNNNNNNNNNNNNNNNNNNNNNNNNNNNNNNNNNNNNNNNNNNNNNNNNNNNNNNNNNNNNNNNNNNNNNNNNNNNNNNNNNNNNNNNNNNNNNNNNNNNNNNNNNNNNNNNNNNNNNNNNNNNNNNNNNNNNNNNNNNNNNNNNNNNNNNNNNNNNNNNNNNNNNNNNNNNNNNNNNNNNNNNNNNNNNNNNNNNNNNNNNNNNNNNNNNNNNNNNNNNNNNNNNNNNNNNNNNNNNNNNNNNNNNNNNNNNNNNNNNNNNNNNNNNNNNNNNNNNNNNNNNNNNNNNNNNNNNNNNNNNNNNNNNNNNNNNNNNNNNNNNNNNNNNNNNNNNNNNNNNNNNNNNNNNNNNNNNNNNNNNNNNNNNNNNNNNNNNNNNNNNNNNNNNNNNNNNNNNNNNNNNNNNNNNNNNNNNNNNNNNNNNNNNNNNNNNNNNNNNNNNNNNNNNNNNNNNNNNNNNNNNNNNNNNNNNNNNNNNNNNNNNNNNNNNNNNNNNNNNNNNNNNNNNNNNNNNNNNNNNNNNNNNNNNNNNNNNNNNNNNNNNNNNNNNNNNNNNNNNNNNNNNNNNNNNNNNNNNNNNNNNNNNNNNNNNNNNNNNNNNNNNNNNNNNNNNNNNNNNNNNNNNNNNNNNNNNNNNNNNNNNNNNNNNNNNNNNNNNNNNNNNNNNNNNNNNNNNNNNNNNNNNNNNNNNNNNNNNNNNNNNNNNNNNNNNNNNNNNNNNNNNNNNNNNNNNNNNNNNNNNNNNNNNNNNNNNNNNNNNNNNNNNNNNNNNNNNNNNNNNNNNNNNNNNNNNNNNNNNNNNNNNNNNNNNNNNNNNNNNNNNNNNNNNNNNNNNNNNNNNNNNNNNNNNNNNNNNNNNNNNNNNNNNNNNNNNNNNNNNNNNNNNNNNNNNNNNNNNNNNNNNNNNNNNNNNNNNNNNNNNNNNNNNNNNNNNNNNNNNNNNNNNNNNNNNNNNNNNNNNNNNNNNNNNNNNNNNNNNNNNNNNNNNNNNNNNNNNNNNNNNNNNNNNNNNNNNNNNNNNNNNNNNNNNNNNNNNNNNNNNNNNNNNNNNNNNNNNNNNNNNNNNNNNNNNNNNNNNNNNNNNNNNNNNNNNNNNNNNNNNNNNNNNNNNNNNNNNNNNNNNNNNNNNNNNNNNNNNNNNNNNNNNNNNNNNNNNNNNNNNNNNNNNNNNNNNNNNNNNNNNNNNNNNNNNNNNNNNNNNNNNNNNNNNNNNNNNNNNNNNNNNNNNNNNNNNNNNNNNNNNNNNNNNNNNNNNNNNNNNNNNNNNNNNNNNNNNNNNNNNNNNNNNNNNNNNNNNNNNNNNNNNNNNNNNNNNNNNNNNNNNNNNNNNNNNNNNNNNNNNNNNNNNNNNNNNNNNNNNNNNNNNNNNNNNNNNNNNNNNNNNNNNNNNNNNNNNNNNNNNNNNNNNNNNNNNNNNNNNNNNNNNNNNNNNNNNNNNNNNNNNNNNNNNNNNNNNNNNNNNNNNNNNNNNNNNNNNNNNNNNNNNNNNNNagaaagagtaacacagctgtttactgcttcgaatcaatgttttctctcggttttagcatgttttctcggtttaagcatgttttgggataaaacgggtttaagtgttgtctaaacactccaaattcatcctgaattcttacaattagtgGAATgaattggaatgtcacacattctgatcctagaaacagtaacaaaggtgtttactgcttagaatcaatgttttatcggttttagcctattttaggacaaaatgggtataactggtgtctaaacactccaagttcATCTTgacctcttataattagtcaaatgcattggattgttatatattttgaccctagaaagataaacatagctttttactgctatgaatcaattttttctctcggttttagcctattttcagtttaagcctgttttggaacaaaacgggtttaagtgttgtcaaaacactcaaaattcatcccgaactcttacaattagttaaatggattggaatgtcacacattatgaccctagaaactgtaacaaagctgtttactgcttagaatcaacgttttctcggctttagcctgtttcgggacaaaacactacaagaaaacagcccATTCCTGACTACAGTAAGAGTCGTTAAGTAATCGCTAATTTGCTGTTTACGACTCAGTTACGGCTAAAACGTGTAGTCGTAAATCCTTAGTCGGTAAAAGAATTAGTTGTGAAAATAGTCGTTATTTCACGACTACTGTACGACAAAATTCCGTAGTCGTAAACATAGTCGTAACAGAGTCGTAAATAATTACGACTACGATACGACAGAGTTACGATTAACCAGCAGTTATATTGGCAGTTGTAAAGGAGTCGTAGTGTAGTCGTAACATTTGAAGACTCGCTTACGACGGATTTACGACTAATCATGATATACAGTAATTTTGCTTGtagtcgtaacgtagtcgtaACATGCTTATTGATTTACGACTATTTGGCTACTATTCTAAACAAAttagtaatgtaattttaatttgtttagcgactaattttttgtggaaaacaaatttataaatgttttaaattgaaattggtacctgtttctcaaaatattatgaaaccAATATTAAGGCAATAAAGTCAtattagaacaaaaacaagattaaggcaataaaatcatattaaccatgatttataatacaaaccaaaagacCAAGTTTCTCACAAGACAAatatacaaaccaaaagagacaAATGCATACCAAGTATACATGTGTCTCAACAAAGAGACAAGttcaacaaaagagagaagttcaacaaaagagacaagcTAATTAGTTAGGTCTATGAAATTGTAGGTGAGAAGTTAACCTACAAAGCATCACTGTTAAGGAACCGGATTTGAAGGTGGAGCTGTTGCAGGGAGTGTGGTTGAGAGTGGCTCTGTGGTTGCTTCAGCTGATTGAGTCTTCATAAACTCTATAAAGGCAGGGTCAGTTTTGCGCAGGTACTTCTCGACTAAGGACAAATGCTCTAACTTGTCCTTCTGCTCAGCCACAGCTTGGAAATGTAGTGCTTCACGGGCAGCAAGCTCTGCATCACGAGCAGCAACCTCTGCATCACGACGAGAATTATAAGCAGCCTGCTCTTCGATTTGACGTTGAGTTTCCCTCATTTGCtcttgcaatgactgaaacattGCAGACTCTTGTTGTTGGTTTTCCTTGCCATTGAGAAGAGGTTGAAGAGTATGCTTAAGACTTCCAACT is part of the Camelina sativa cultivar DH55 unplaced genomic scaffold, Cs unpScaffold01170, whole genome shotgun sequence genome and harbors:
- the LOC109131640 gene encoding uncharacterized protein LOC109131640, yielding MVDYWETEEAQQRSLTYSKARMSDRGGLGPHVHLSGPKSYQQIHTEMERELGRPVSLGEVFIKTHTKPDGTYVDRKAEQISLNYEKNLQQKLSDLGEHTSQPPELTADDYTNIFIQSTQKDSRGNLYGVGSLKHTLQPLLNGKENQQQESAMFQSLQEQMRETQRQIEEQAAYNSRRDAEVAARDAELAAREALHFQAVAEQKDKLEHLSLVEKYLRKTDPAFIEFMKTQSAEATTEPLSTTLPATAPPSNPVP